The following are from one region of the Anabas testudineus chromosome 2, fAnaTes1.2, whole genome shotgun sequence genome:
- the terf1 gene encoding telomeric repeat-binding factor 1 isoform X2 has translation MDPEQNNQTAAETSSAAEDEAVTAVATGWMLDFLFLSLCRSFKEAELDEFNEKLSTFESMCQCPSLKGDLHDEKMKIVALLARVMHGKQLDVHFDEDDSVMPLMSATIIWSKLKGTVADKSLFKNITILLVVQSVAVCLEKGQRCAASSALNWFGNNHEFSQLPMYKNVRVMLSTVVTNNDTCHPYLTSFSFSRLLETIQCYLDAFLEKNPCDHLLKEATKMVQSSQYNESLEDGVTQNSSVLWEDKKNETKCLRKRQLFPTKITDLWKPDSCKKPYVSVQRLSTKELSRRLSRRANPRPPSRTTSKKVMETSVIQKTRKPPQKWTPQLDKYLMDGVKCHGQGKWSLILKDFDFEGRTGTMLKDRWRVLLRTHKVG, from the exons ATGGATCCTGAGCAGAACaatcaaactgctgcagagacgAGCAGCGCTGCTGAAGATGAAGCTGTCACAGCTGTTGCTACTGGCTGGATGCTGGACTTTTTGTTTCTAAGTCTGTGTCGGAGTTTCAAGGAAGCAGAACTTGATGAGTTCAACGAAAAGCTTTCGACTTTCGAGT ccATGTGTCAGTGTCCTTCTCTTAAAGGAGACCTCCATGATGAGAAAATGAAGATTGTCGCCCTCCTGGCAAGAGTCATGCATGGAAAGCAGCTGG ATGTCCATTTTGATGAAGACGACAGTGTGATGCCTCTGATGTCTGCTACCATAATATGGTCAAAACTAAAAGGCACTGTGGCAGACAAAAGTCTGTTCAAAAACATTACCATTCTCTTGGTCGTCCAG TCAGTGGCTGTTTGCTTGGAGAAAGGCCAAAGATGCGCTGCCTCCTCTGCCCTTAATTGGTTTGGGAATAACCATGAATTCTCACAG TTACCAATGTACAAGAATGTGAGAGTTATGCTGTCAACAGTAGTGACAAATAATGACACTTGCCATCCATATCTGACGAGCTTCAGCTTCAGTCGCCTTTTGGAGACAATCCAGTGTTACTTGGATGCTTTCCTGGAAAAAAATCCCTGTGACCACCTTCTGAAG GAAGCCACAAAGATGGTGCAGTCCTCACAATATAATGAGAGTTTGGAGGATGGGGTGACACAGAACAGCTCTGTGCTATGGGAGGATAAAAA AAATGAGACCAAATGTTTGAG AAAACGGCAGCTATTTCCAACTAAAATTACTGATCTATGGAAACCGGACTCATGCAAGAAGCCTTATGTCTCTGTCCAAAGACTGTCCAcgaaag AGTTATCTCGGAGGTTATCGCGGAGGGCAAACCCCCGACCACCATCTCGGACAACATCTAAGAAGGTAATGGAGACTTCAGTGAtccaaaaaacaagaaaaccacCTCAG AAATGGACACCACAGCTGGACAAATATCTCATGGATGGTGTTAAATGTCACGGCCAGGGGAAGTGGTCCCTCATATTAAAGGATTTTGACTTTGAAGGACGCACTGGAACCATGCTTAAAGACCGCTGGAGAGTTTTATTGAGGACACACAAAGTTGGctaa
- the terf1 gene encoding telomeric repeat-binding factor 1 isoform X1, whose translation MDPEQNNQTAAETSSAAEDEAVTAVATGWMLDFLFLSLCRSFKEAELDEFNEKLSTFESMCQCPSLKGDLHDEKMKIVALLARVMHGKQLDVHFDEDDSVMPLMSATIIWSKLKGTVADKSLFKNITILLVVQSVAVCLEKGQRCAASSALNWFGNNHEFSQLPMYKNVRVMLSTVVTNNDTCHPYLTSFSFSRLLETIQCYLDAFLEKNPCDHLLKEATKMVQSSQYNESLEDGVTQNSSVLWEDKKNETKCLRRKRQLFPTKITDLWKPDSCKKPYVSVQRLSTKELSRRLSRRANPRPPSRTTSKKVMETSVIQKTRKPPQKWTPQLDKYLMDGVKCHGQGKWSLILKDFDFEGRTGTMLKDRWRVLLRTHKVG comes from the exons ATGGATCCTGAGCAGAACaatcaaactgctgcagagacgAGCAGCGCTGCTGAAGATGAAGCTGTCACAGCTGTTGCTACTGGCTGGATGCTGGACTTTTTGTTTCTAAGTCTGTGTCGGAGTTTCAAGGAAGCAGAACTTGATGAGTTCAACGAAAAGCTTTCGACTTTCGAGT ccATGTGTCAGTGTCCTTCTCTTAAAGGAGACCTCCATGATGAGAAAATGAAGATTGTCGCCCTCCTGGCAAGAGTCATGCATGGAAAGCAGCTGG ATGTCCATTTTGATGAAGACGACAGTGTGATGCCTCTGATGTCTGCTACCATAATATGGTCAAAACTAAAAGGCACTGTGGCAGACAAAAGTCTGTTCAAAAACATTACCATTCTCTTGGTCGTCCAG TCAGTGGCTGTTTGCTTGGAGAAAGGCCAAAGATGCGCTGCCTCCTCTGCCCTTAATTGGTTTGGGAATAACCATGAATTCTCACAG TTACCAATGTACAAGAATGTGAGAGTTATGCTGTCAACAGTAGTGACAAATAATGACACTTGCCATCCATATCTGACGAGCTTCAGCTTCAGTCGCCTTTTGGAGACAATCCAGTGTTACTTGGATGCTTTCCTGGAAAAAAATCCCTGTGACCACCTTCTGAAG GAAGCCACAAAGATGGTGCAGTCCTCACAATATAATGAGAGTTTGGAGGATGGGGTGACACAGAACAGCTCTGTGCTATGGGAGGATAAAAA AAATGAGACCAAATGTTTGAG AAGAAAACGGCAGCTATTTCCAACTAAAATTACTGATCTATGGAAACCGGACTCATGCAAGAAGCCTTATGTCTCTGTCCAAAGACTGTCCAcgaaag AGTTATCTCGGAGGTTATCGCGGAGGGCAAACCCCCGACCACCATCTCGGACAACATCTAAGAAGGTAATGGAGACTTCAGTGAtccaaaaaacaagaaaaccacCTCAG AAATGGACACCACAGCTGGACAAATATCTCATGGATGGTGTTAAATGTCACGGCCAGGGGAAGTGGTCCCTCATATTAAAGGATTTTGACTTTGAAGGACGCACTGGAACCATGCTTAAAGACCGCTGGAGAGTTTTATTGAGGACACACAAAGTTGGctaa
- the LOC113164740 gene encoding somatomedin-B and thrombospondin type-1 domain-containing protein, with product MGSFVEFACFLLVVSNLGKNHVVSGGCLGKCCRGRDLSCSTTDWRMDRVYGTCYCDEDCVRTKDCCFDFFTNCPAQDCAMSDWSFWSGCAKPCKPSVRVRVRRIEQPHSNSGQPCPSLEQRAGCREYRDHRGNHCGLSSGPALITSMEFGKGRPTHDSYGNPLDSGFCVEFTLESRTTQCTVENRPYTHWMRYITEGFKVCVVCEPPAMRNNSGSCQGDGQDSNKEALLHWQAVGNPRCRGTWKRIQRTQQCNCPPQHSFVFI from the exons ATGGGATCATTTGTAGAGTTTGCGTGTTTCTTGCTAGTGGTCTCTAATCTGGGCAAGAACCACGTCGTGTCAGGTGGTTGTCTGGGTAAATGCTGCAGAGGCAGAGACCTGAGCTGTTCCACCACTGACTGGAGGATGGACAGAGTGTATGGGACGTGCTACTGCGACGAGGACTGTGTCCGGACCAAGGACTGCTGTTTCGACTTCTTCACAAATTGCCCAG CACAGGACTGTGCCATGAGCGACTGGAGCTTTTGGAGCGGCTGTGCAAAGCCGTGCAAGCCTTCAGTACGGGTCCGCGTCCGCCGCATAGAGCAGCCGCACAGCAACAGTGGACAGCCCTGTCCAAGCCTGGAGCAACGAGCCGGCTGCAGGGAGTACAGAGACCACCGGGGAAACCACTGTGGACTCAGCTCAG GTCCTGCACTTATCACCAGTATGGAGTTTGGCAAGGGAAGGCCTACGCATGACAGCTATGGAAATCCCCTAGACTCTGG GTTCTGTGTGGAATTCACACTGGAGTCCCGGACAACCCAATGTACAGTGGAAAACCGGCCGTACACACACTGGATGCGCTACATAACAGAAGgctttaaagtgtgtgtggtaTGTGAACCTCCTGCCATGCGAAACAATAGTGGCAGCTGCCAAGGAGATGGTCAGGATTCAAACAA AGAAGCTCTGCTTCACTGGCAGGCGGTGGGGAACCCTCGGTGCCGTGGGACGTGGAAGAGGATCCAGAGAACCCAGCAGTGTAACTGTCCTCCACAACACAGCTTTGTCTTCATCTGA